The following is a genomic window from Citrifermentans bemidjiense Bem.
GATCTACCGCAAAGCGATTCTTGCCCACCTGCCGCGGATGCTGCGGGAAGAGCCGAAGTACGCAAAGAGGTTGAAGAACCTGCCGCGAAAGTATCTCTTCGCCATACTGGCTGCGGAAATAGGTTCGTCATTGGTTTACCGGGGAGACAAGGAGGCGGATCTGGAGGCAACGCTCAAAGGGCATCTGATGCGGCAGTTCGAGTAGCTGGACCCTTCAAAAAGACAGCTCCACGGTGAATTCGAGGGAATGTTGCTCTTGCCCCCCCTCCCCTTGCTCTTGGTCCCCCCTCCCCTTGCGGGAGGGGGTTAGGGGTGGGGGAAGGTGCCATCATTTCCATCCTGAGCGGCTTCACCCACCCCTCGGCCCCCTCCCGCCTTCGCGGACCGAAGCGCTACGGCGCGCAGGCCCGTCAAGGGAGGGGGAGACTGTTCCCGCCAATCCTTGATGAGCCAAAAGAAAAACGCCGGCGCGTTTTATAGCGCCGGCGTTCGTGTTTCTCGTCCCCCGAGGGAGCGTGCAGGCGCCCTTCCTACTTCACCTTGTAGTGCAGGAAGTAGATCTTTTTCCCTTCGGCCATGAATTTCCGCATGTACTTCGACAGGTGGTAGCCGGGGAACTCGTGCCGGTACAGGTCGGTCCCGAACTGGTTCTGCAGCATGGAAACCTTGGGGAGCATCTCCGCCACGTCGATGCCGTAGTCGTCGAAGTCGGTGGCGAAATAAAAGTCGGCGCCCGGACGCATGTAGTCCATCATGAACTCGACGAACTCCCGGTTCACCAGGCGGCGCTTGCGGTGCCTTTTCTTAGGCCAGGGATCGGGGCAGTTGATATATAGCGCCGACAGCCCCCCCTTGGGGACGCGGTCGGTGACGAACAGGCGCGCCTCGTCGCGCAGCACGCGGACGTTTTTGACCTCATGCCGGTCCATGCGGCGGCAGGTCTTGTAGCACCCCTTGTTGTAAAAATCGATGGCGACGAAGTTCACGTCCGGCTGATCCAGCGCCGTCTTCAGCATGAAGTCGCCCACGCCGCAGCCGATCTCCAGCGCGAGCGGGTTGTCGTTGCCGAACACAGCGCTCCAGTTCGGCGGTTTCGGCAGGTCTTCCAAACGGATGTAATTGGGTGAATCAATGTGGATGAATGATTGCGTCATCTGCCCCTCTTGCGTTTTAGTCGCGGGGAAGATAGCACAGCGAGCCGTTGGGGTGAAGGGGATTTTGTATGGCGGCACCCATTCCTTGCCATTTTTAACGGGACGTGTTAATTATATCCGGTTGAAATAAGGCAAAAAAAGGAAAGCAAGCATGAAATTCACCGAGCTGCAGATACCAGCGGAGGTCCAAAAAGGGATCGACGAGACCGGTTTCACCCAATGTACACCAATCCAGGAAAAGGCACTTCCCCTGGCTCTCACCGGGAAAGACGTCGCAGGGCAGGCACAGACCGGC
Proteins encoded in this region:
- the trmB gene encoding tRNA (guanosine(46)-N7)-methyltransferase TrmB — encoded protein: MTQSFIHIDSPNYIRLEDLPKPPNWSAVFGNDNPLALEIGCGVGDFMLKTALDQPDVNFVAIDFYNKGCYKTCRRMDRHEVKNVRVLRDEARLFVTDRVPKGGLSALYINCPDPWPKKRHRKRRLVNREFVEFMMDYMRPGADFYFATDFDDYGIDVAEMLPKVSMLQNQFGTDLYRHEFPGYHLSKYMRKFMAEGKKIYFLHYKVK